One window of Candidatus Bipolaricaulota bacterium genomic DNA carries:
- a CDS encoding type II toxin-antitoxin system HicB family antitoxin codes for MKYRIIIEQDEDGMYIAECPTLPGCISQGKTREEALVNIRDAIKGYLESLQKHDEPIPPPIEEEIVEVKL; via the coding sequence ATGAAGTATCGAATCATTATCGAACAGGATGAGGACGGGATGTATATCGCTGAATGTCCCACCTTGCCTGGGTGCATCTCTCAAGGGAAAACGCGGGAAGAAGCACTGGTGAATATAAGAGATGCCATTAAAGGCTACTTGGAAAGCTTGCAGAAGCACGATGAACCGATTCCCCCTCCTATCGAAGAAGAAATCGTCGAGGTCAAGTTGTGA